ATTGTTGGACCAAATTGAGAACATAGCTCAGGTTTGTGCGCACGTGTTCAGGCTGCAATGCATAATCTTTTAAAGTCGTTTCACTCGTTTGTATACAGATGTGATATTTTCTGCTGCAATGCATGTTATGGAGACTGAAGATCTTGAACTGCAATTGTTTGTATTTTTCAGGTTCCGGCCCGTATTAACAAGCTTATCGATGAAAATCAGTTGTACGCAGCAGTTCAAGTACATGTTCAATCAGCTAGAATGCTTGAAAGAGAGGGACTTCAGTCGGTGAGTCAGTTTAAAATGTATTCAAATAGTTTCTTGTCACCCTATACAGTGATCCTAAATATGGCACCTGGCTGTAGTTTTAAGTGGAAACCTAGCACAATTAGTAAGCCTTTTTACATATGGTATATCAAGTATATAGATTAGAATATACAGAAATTAGTCTTTCAGTATTGGTGACTAACAGTCAACACATCATAACTTTAATCAATACGTGACAGGTTTTAAGTTAAACCTAGAAAATTTACATCCTAGTTGGTTTGGACAGGTTGGTGCTCTTCAAGATGTCCGATCTGAGCTGGCAAAATTGCGAGGAGTTCTCTTTCACAAAGTATTGGAAGCTTTACATGCACATCTTTATAATACTGGTGAATATAGGTAATTCTTTTTCTGGTTTCTCACTTGTAACAATGATTAGTTGCTTCATTCTGACTCTGCTCTTGAGTGTCCTAAGTTTTGATTTTTATCATGGACGGAAGGATTGAATTGGTGTTCAACATTGTTTCATTTTATTACTGTTCTTTATTTCTTAATATTATTATCATGGATGAATGGGAATTGATATTTTTTTAGTGCAGCTCAGCTACTCCTAGTATGAATGAGAAGGATGATGCCATTCCAACCACAACGATTGCTGCATTTTCGATGAATAATTCCCAGTCTCTCTCCCGGAGAACCAGATTGCAGAAAGGTGATAGTCATGTTGGCGCATCTGGATTTGCTAGTTCTGTTGATGGAGGGTAAGATAAATCTCAGCCGTTTTTAACATGAAAAAATCTTTATATTTTGAAGGTTTTATTGTTGATCCTTTTTTTAACAATGAACCACTTTAGAACACATGGATAAGAGAATCTTTTGTTTCGGTTTGTAATGTATTTCAGTTCATCATATGATGGCCATGATGATGACGACATTCATGATGCTGCTGACAATACTGGAAAAGATGGAAAGAATATTCCTCGTCTTCCAACATGGCTATCTGAATCTACTCCTGATGAATTTGTCGTATGAACTATGCATGCCATAAATAAAAGAAGTCTCTCTTCTCTAATAGATATAATATTGGGTTTCAAATTAATTGTAGGAAACAATGAGAAAAAGTGAATCTCCACTTCATGTTAAGTATTTACAAACTATGGTTGAGTGCCTTTGCATGCTTGACAAAGTTGCAGCTGCCGGTGCTATAATCTGGTACTTTTCATCCATCTACATGTTTTGATTGCCTCTAATCCTTATGGTGtatcttaaaaattaaaaaagcgATGATGATGTTTGTTATATATTTAATGTACAGCCAAAGATTGAGACCAACAGTTCATGAAATCATCACATCAAAGATAAAATCTCAGGCAGAATATGTAAATTCTTCTAGGCCCGGTTTGGGCCATTCTGCTCGAACTTCTACAACCGATCTTCAATACGTAAAAGGAcagttacaaaaagaaaaacataaaaatgggaCATCATTAGCTGGATCACTAATGACAGTCAGCCCCGTGACACCTGTCATGGCCCCCATGGGTGCAGCACAGACAGCAGCAAAGGAACTTATTGATTCTGTTCTAGATACTATTGCTCGAATATTTGGTTCGTATAAGTAACCTTCATTGTTCTGTGTGTGTATGAGCCACTCACTTTAATTTCTATATTGTTCAGATAACCATGTCGTTGTCGGGGAGCTTATCGAGTCAAAATCTTATCAACAATCACACATGAACGCAACAAAGTCGTTGCGCGAGATATCTGTGAGCCCTGATTCCGAAGCATCTCAGGCCACAGGAGGCTACACTATCGGATTTTCCATGACGGTTTTGCAGGTAATTTGACAGTTGTGCTAACTGCTTACCTTCCTTGCCATCTTACACTTAACTGATGTTTAGTACCTTATGTTTGTAATGTCACAGAGTGAATGCCAACAACTAATATGTGAGATTCTAAGAGCAACTCCTGAAGCTGCATCTGCGGATGCTGCTGTTCAAACTGCTAGACTTGCAAGCAAGACTCCTTCAAAAGAAAAGTCAGAAGATGGCCTTACATTTGCCTTTCGTTTCACTGATGCTACAGTGTCCAGCCAGGGTTCGTACGACTTCCCTTTGCATTAATAATTTCTATTTTACTCAATTTCCCTGAAAATTATCTTTGGTTTGATTGATTTAAATAATGTCAGGTGCTGATTTGATTCGTCAAGGACGGAATAGAAAAGGTCAAAATGTTCAAGAAGGTTACGGTTCAGCTTCCGTCCTACCAGAGCAGGGCATATATCTAGCAGCATCTGTATACCGACCCGTTGTACAGGTTTGAGCCTTTGAACCATTTAagatctgttttttattttattgtcaGCTGTGCAACATACTATATTTTCGACTTACATTCTTGATCTGCAGTTTACAGATAAACTCGCATTAATGCTGCCTCAAAAGTATTCTCAACTAGGGTAAGCTTATTGAGAAATGTATAACCATCATTCTATGTTTTTATTCACTGTTGCTCTTATGTTTCAGGAACGATGGATTGCTGGCCTTTCTTGAAAACTTTGTAAAAGATCACTTCTTGCCAACTATGTTTGTGGATTACAGGAAAGGCGTGCAGCAAGCAATATCAAGTAAATTCTATTTATTTAGTTTCTATAAGTTGTCCAGATAAAATTAATAGACTTTGAATTCAAAGTTTAACCATTTTGTAGGTCCAGCTGCATTTCGACCACGAGCAAATCCTGTTACTGCTTACACGCCATCTGTTTCTAAGGGACGGCCTGTCTTACAAGGGCTTCTGACCATAGATTTTCTGGCTAAAGAGGTATGCTTCTTTTATCTTTTATCCGTATCCTCATTATCATATCAATGTTGTTTTAACTTGCATATTATTTTTGTAGGTTCTTGGGTGGGCCCAAGCAATGCCTAAATTTGCTGGTGACCTTGTGATGCATGTGCAAACTTTCCTCGAACGAACATATGAAAGATGCCGAGCATCATACACCGAGGTAAAACACTGTAGTAAACTGTCTTATGTATTCTAAGCCATCCTAAGTTTTGTGTGGTTGGTTATATATCAGGCAGTTCTTGAGAAGCAAAGTTATATGTTAATCGGAAGACATGATGTTGATAATCTGATGAGACGTGATCCAGCAAGTGCTTTTTTGCCAACTTCACTTGCTCATGCAAACGCAGATAGCAATACTGCGGATGCTGAAAATGATGGTGTCGAGCTGGAAATTAGTGGATTATTGATGAAACTAAGACCAATCAAACAGGTCATTTTATTCTTTTAATTGCTTTCAGATTCTTTTATTACGGTGCATAATgatttttttcctcttttttcgtTTTGGAAAATTTATTCTTTTACAATCGACATAGCACTTCAAATTTTAACTGCTTGTTGGTCCAGAGGTCTAATTGTGTATAAGCAGGCACTTGCAATAATTTGTTTTTGCAGGAGTCGTTGATTCGTGATAACAGCAAACTTATATTGTTGGCATCCCTTAGTGATTCACTGGAGTACATTGCTGACTCTATAGAAAGGCAAGTTCTTATTTAACTGGCTTATAAGTTGCAGCATTCTCTTCTTTCGGAATGATTACAACCCAAATTTACCTATTAGCCGTTCACCACAAGATACTTGTGATATTGATTGTGGTCGGTCCATAAAGGTTTGGGAATACATCAGCAAAGGCATCTGATCAACCAGAATACGATGTTAAGCCGACACCTGTCCGTCACAAACGAAGTGGTAGTGTAGCTCCTAAGGATCTAAAATCATTTGCTGAGGAGTACAGAAAGCTGGCTATTGATTGCCTAAAAGTTTTACGTGTAGAAATGCAATTAGAAACCGTTTTCAATATGCAGGTTTGTCACTTTTAAACTAAAATATTGCGAGACTATTAAATGATCATTGTGTTTTAACCTTCCAACGTTGCATCGTATGTATGATCGTAACAGGTAATGGCTACACGAGAATACTTGGAAGACCAAGATGCTGAGGAACCCGATGATTATATTGTATCTTTAATCACACAGGTGAGTCTTGTTTCTACGTTGGTTTTTTGTTCTCGTTTATAATTTTGTTTTTAAATACTCTAATTATGTACTTAATTCCGTAGATAACTCGTAGAGACGAAATAATCGCTCCTTTCATTGCTCCAGCCAAAAGGAACTATGTATTCGGCGGTATCAGTGCTGTTGCATCACATGCATCCATCAAGGTAGCTAATATCATGCCAAGatattaaattttatatatataaatattctTTTCCTGTTTTAATATTAAAATGATCCTAACTATTTTTCAGGCTTTAGCAGAGATGAAACACATCAACCTCTTTGGAGTTCAGCAGATATGTAGGAATACAATTGCATTAGAACAGGTTTATCATTTCGTTCTGAATTGTGTTAATttgtatattgtatattgtatatgatCGTGTGTAAAACTATCTAACCGTTCTAATAATTATGATACGAAAGGCACTGTCTGCCATACCCTCGATTGATAGTGACATTGTTCGAACGAGGTTAGATCACGTCCGAACTTATTATGAGCTGCTAAACATGCCAGTTGAGGTAATCTTTATTCAAGCTACACATTTTCTCAACCACATTCGGCTTTGgttttttaaagaaaatgttgaTTAACCGTGTAATTTTCAATATGTTTGTTTCCAGGCCTTACTTGCCTTCATTGCCGAGCACGACAGTTTATTCACTGCCATTCAGTATGTCTTTTCTCAACTTCTTTTTGCACTCACATCCCAATATCATTAAAACTGTAGTTGACTTTTGTTTGACCTGTTGTAGGTACTACAATCTTCTTAAGGTTCAAGTCCCTGGAAGGGAAGTTCCAGAAGATGCCAAAGCTAGAATGGCTGATATACTACCTATATAAGCATTTTGGAATAAAAACGGTCGGCATTTTTATTTGTTTAGATGTTATATAGTATTGTCATTTGTAATCATTTTAGTTTTCCAGTGGTTTTAGTTTTGAACAGTTCATCGCGTAATTGTGTTTTAGTAATTTTCTAGTATTAAACTATTAATCTGTCAGTCTACAtgaaaaacaacaaaatcatgAATTTAGTTGTTACCCTCTTTGTACATGATGAGAGGTCGAATTTTTGCAACCGAAATAACTGAACGCCTCTACTTTACGCTTTCATCTGCGTATAGGTTCCACTTGTCAAAATTACTTCTCGTCCCATCCCAACGCCTTTAACTGAGGTGGTTTTAATTCAATGTACTTGCTTAACCtatcaaataaaagaaaattaGAGGTAAGTTTATAACCATCTTTTAACTACATCATGCCCTTATAATCACAACTTTATACAGAAAAGTATTTAAAGAGATAATGATACTTACAGTAGATCTGGTGGAAGCCTAAACGCACCAATACGTATCCGTTTCAGTGAATAAATCTGGAATTATAGAAAACAAGACTAGCACATTTAAACACCATTAGGTAATGTCACTTTCTTTGTGGTCTTAAGAATTAAAAACCATACCTGAAGTCCAGCACTTTTGACAAGTTCTCTAACTTCATGATTTCTCCCCTCATGAACCTACAGGCAATAATATTAACAGTTTCTACTTAAAAATACACAGCATAACTGTTTTAACTTCCAAAAATCAATGAATTACCACAATACGAAGACGAGGTCTTGTTTTATCAGGCTGTTGAGGTAGTAATTCCACAGCATCAGGGATGCAACGAACACCATCAACCACTGTTCCCTCACTAATTGCTATCAAGTGTCGTTTGTGTACTGGTCCATCGATGGTTGCAATGTACCTTGAGCCACAATATAAGATGCATAACATTTACAACTTTATGATTAAAGAAAACGATTACAAGATAAGCCAGATGGAATCTTACTCCTTGGATAAACCAGATGACGGGTGTGAAATTTTCTGCGCAAACTCCCCTGAGAGCATCACGACTAGTTAATACTTAATAGATTTGCAACTAAACTGTATACCTTTTTACAAAACCAAGCAGAAGTATAACTGTAAAAGTACCGTCGTTTGTCACAATAATCAGCCCAGTTGTGGCAACGTCAAGCCGTCCTACGGTAAACAACCGAGGTTTTGGTTGTCCGGGATTTCTTTTATCCTGGATAAAAACACAGCAACTTCATGTAAGCAACATTTAAAACACAACACAGTATGAATAACGAACGAACAAACAAACAATTAGCCGTACCCAACTCTTCATATAATCATTAAAAAGAGATAAAACCGATTTAGTTTCACTCTCTCCTGCCGAACAAATGTACCTGCAAAAATATCAAGTCATTGAACTGCAACGACAACGAAAACAAAACAACTCATAGTTGTTGagggcgaatagcgacaaatagtgATAAGGTACCTTATATTAtatagcgaatagcgataaatagcgggcACTATTTTAttaatagcgatacactagaaaaaattTGTATGTATATTATATTAGAATaccctagtatatatatatatacgctattttacatgtatatttaacaaaaacctaaaatccagctattttatagctatattaaATTACTATTTGAatcaaaaaaaacaaaaagaaaattaaaGGCCGCTATCTATCGCTATTCATTCGCTACAGACCACATAGCGAACATGGACCTATACGCCAGCTATTCGCTATAGCGAACGTAGcgatcgctattgacaactatgctacaactaactaactaactaactaactaacagAAAACAAACCCTTTCGGCTTGTTCAGAGCTAGATAGACCTTCGGCGGCAGTTTCTTGGGAAGACGGTTACCGTTTACATAAATCATATCCTTCTTAGGATCAACTCTAGTCTGCACATATCATTATTAACAAATGAGAATTACAAACACACAACcagaatatgaatatgaatacgaaTACGATCCATTAACATTAATCTGACCTGAGGAGTGTTGCATACAGATCCATTAACAGTCACACGCCCATCAAAAATCAGCTCCTCACAGCtccttctagaagccactaaaagCACaattttacaaaacttattaataATCAAAATGTTGAATTACAAAGTCAAAACTGGTCAAATGTATGATTTGAAGATGAAATATCACCTCCAGCAGCAGCAAGAACTTTGCTGAGCCTCTGAGACGATGATTCCTTAAAATTCTCGTTGTAAAACCTTCTGGCGGCTTTGGAATACCTAGGTTCGGAGGTCAACTCTTTGGTTGATTTAGGTTTCTTCTTGGTGGGTGAATTGACGGCGGCGGTGACGTGGAGGTGACGTGGCGAATGGGTGTGTTGTTGTATCCATGGGGTTATGAAGTGGGAGGAAGGAGAGGAGAGAGAGTGGGAGAGTAATGTACGGAAGTGGAGGTGGGTGAGGGTGAGGGTGAGAGAGTGGGGTTTGGAGATGTGGAAGGTGGATAGGGCGGTTGTTATGGCGGTTGCCGTCATTGGatgtggtggtggacggtggggATAAGGGGGGTTTATGGTGGTTTTCGGTTCCACCGGTTTGGTGTGGGGAAAGATGAGAAAAAGGTGtaaatatctttttttttatttttttttttttaagatgtgaattattcgcgaattTCCGGAGATGTCTTAACCGGGTCGCTAGAGAGCCCTTTCGCAGAATAGATCCtcaatttaaacccctcaattAGAAACCCTTAACACCCAGACTCGAATTTGAGACTTGGAGGGGAAAACTCAATCGGACCCACCATAAATGGAACTTAAATACCCGTGGCCACCACTAGGGCACTAGTAATGGTTAGGTGTTAATATCTAACTAATGAAAACGTTGGTGTAAAAAACCCGTATAGAAAAAGGTTTGGTTCAAGATGACTCGTATTAAAAACAACATTAAATGGTGCATGTCTTTAGTTGTTTGTATCATATGTTTTTGTATCAACCTTTGAGATGTCGGGATATAAACACGATCTGTTAAGGCTATAGTATAGCTGGTAGAATAACAAAGTTCTACTAATTACACATTAGCAATTGCTAGACGATCAATCACACAACTCATTTCTCAATGAGGTGATGATTCATATAATTATACATATCACCACTCACATGAGTGGTTGATCCAACATTCCGAATCAACATTCCGAATCAACCAGTAGTTGTGAGTAATCTTGTAATTTGAAATATTTAGTTTTCATAGGTTTCGTGTTTGAATCACCTCCCTCACTAACGACCTTCCATTCATTATGATCTCTTTACATGTGTTTAAATGCATGATATATTGCTACTTACCCGCTCattattaaaagaaaaaaattggcAA
Above is a window of Helianthus annuus cultivar XRQ/B chromosome 14, HanXRQr2.0-SUNRISE, whole genome shotgun sequence DNA encoding:
- the LOC110904636 gene encoding exocyst complex component SEC8 isoform X1 codes for the protein MGLFDGLPVPKDKEYLRDDLENVDESWTVARFDSLPHVVHILTSKDRDGEIQALKDQSDIVEEVVDEVVQTYHGGFNRAIQNYSQILRLFSESTQSVGKLKVDLGNAKKVISARNKQLHQLWYRSMTLRHVISLLDQIENIAQVPARINKLIDENQLYAAVQVHVQSARMLEREGLQSVGALQDVRSELAKLRGVLFHKVLEALHAHLYNTGEYSSATPSMNEKDDAIPTTTIAAFSMNNSQSLSRRTRLQKGDSHVGASGFASSVDGGSSYDGHDDDDIHDAADNTGKDGKNIPRLPTWLSESTPDEFVETMRKSESPLHVKYLQTMVECLCMLDKVAAAGAIICQRLRPTVHEIITSKIKSQAEYVNSSRPGLGHSARTSTTDLQYVKGQLQKEKHKNGTSLAGSLMTVSPVTPVMAPMGAAQTAAKELIDSVLDTIARIFDNHVVVGELIESKSYQQSHMNATKSLREISVSPDSEASQATGGYTIGFSMTVLQSECQQLICEILRATPEAASADAAVQTARLASKTPSKEKSEDGLTFAFRFTDATVSSQGADLIRQGRNRKGQNVQEGYGSASVLPEQGIYLAASVYRPVVQFTDKLALMLPQKYSQLGNDGLLAFLENFVKDHFLPTMFVDYRKGVQQAISSPAAFRPRANPVTAYTPSVSKGRPVLQGLLTIDFLAKEVLGWAQAMPKFAGDLVMHVQTFLERTYERCRASYTEAVLEKQSYMLIGRHDVDNLMRRDPASAFLPTSLAHANADSNTADAENDGVELEISGLLMKLRPIKQESLIRDNSKLILLASLSDSLEYIADSIERFGNTSAKASDQPEYDVKPTPVRHKRSGSVAPKDLKSFAEEYRKLAIDCLKVLRVEMQLETVFNMQVMATREYLEDQDAEEPDDYIVSLITQITRRDEIIAPFIAPAKRNYVFGGISAVASHASIKALAEMKHINLFGVQQICRNTIALEQALSAIPSIDSDIVRTRLDHVRTYYELLNMPVEALLAFIAEHDSLFTAIQYYNLLKVQVPGREVPEDAKARMADILPI
- the LOC110904636 gene encoding exocyst complex component SEC8 isoform X2; protein product: MKISCTQQFKYMFNQLECLKERDFSRLVLFKMSDLSWQNCEEFSFTKYWKLYMHIFIILVNIATPSMNEKDDAIPTTTIAAFSMNNSQSLSRRTRLQKGDSHVGASGFASSVDGGSSYDGHDDDDIHDAADNTGKDGKNIPRLPTWLSESTPDEFVETMRKSESPLHVKYLQTMVECLCMLDKVAAAGAIICQRLRPTVHEIITSKIKSQAEYVNSSRPGLGHSARTSTTDLQYVKGQLQKEKHKNGTSLAGSLMTVSPVTPVMAPMGAAQTAAKELIDSVLDTIARIFDNHVVVGELIESKSYQQSHMNATKSLREISVSPDSEASQATGGYTIGFSMTVLQSECQQLICEILRATPEAASADAAVQTARLASKTPSKEKSEDGLTFAFRFTDATVSSQGADLIRQGRNRKGQNVQEGYGSASVLPEQGIYLAASVYRPVVQFTDKLALMLPQKYSQLGNDGLLAFLENFVKDHFLPTMFVDYRKGVQQAISSPAAFRPRANPVTAYTPSVSKGRPVLQGLLTIDFLAKEVLGWAQAMPKFAGDLVMHVQTFLERTYERCRASYTEAVLEKQSYMLIGRHDVDNLMRRDPASAFLPTSLAHANADSNTADAENDGVELEISGLLMKLRPIKQESLIRDNSKLILLASLSDSLEYIADSIERFGNTSAKASDQPEYDVKPTPVRHKRSGSVAPKDLKSFAEEYRKLAIDCLKVLRVEMQLETVFNMQVMATREYLEDQDAEEPDDYIVSLITQITRRDEIIAPFIAPAKRNYVFGGISAVASHASIKALAEMKHINLFGVQQICRNTIALEQALSAIPSIDSDIVRTRLDHVRTYYELLNMPVEALLAFIAEHDSLFTAIQYYNLLKVQVPGREVPEDAKARMADILPI
- the LOC110904637 gene encoding putative ribosomal large subunit pseudouridine synthase SVR1, chloroplastic — translated: MTATAITTALSTFHISKPHSLTLTLTHLHFRTLLSHSLSSPSSHFITPWIQQHTHSPRHLHVTAAVNSPTKKKPKSTKELTSEPRYSKAARRFYNENFKESSSQRLSKVLAAAGVASRRSCEELIFDGRVTVNGSVCNTPQTRVDPKKDMIYVNGNRLPKKLPPKVYLALNKPKGYICSAGESETKSVLSLFNDYMKSWDKRNPGQPKPRLFTVGRLDVATTGLIIVTNDGEFAQKISHPSSGLSKEYIATIDGPVHKRHLIAISEGTVVDGVRCIPDAVELLPQQPDKTRPRLRIVVHEGRNHEVRELVKSAGLQIYSLKRIRIGAFRLPPDLLLSKYIELKPPQLKALGWDEK